The proteins below are encoded in one region of Mycobacterium pseudokansasii:
- a CDS encoding tyrosine-type recombinase/integrase, whose product MGKPVSKVTDVRFEGPLAPFADGFRDKLRQLGYTQLSAVHQLRLLAHLSRWLDEHGWSGRDLTEGCVVEYLASRRATGYTLHRGRRAMVPLLDFLVAQHVTPIAPPPRPPSNGVEALLGGFERYLASERVLSRSTITAYIARGRRFLVDYTIDGKVSALRAADVTHAITAEAGRVSVGGVQYYVAAVRALLRYCHLQGLVDADLSAAALAATGRRMSLLPRGIGDHDAPALLHACDRRRPIGRRDYAVLVVLLRLGLRAGEVARLRLDDIDWRAGVLVVHGKGGRMDRMPLPSDVGAAVTGYLQRGRPSTDLREVFVTAIAPIHPLTREAVGGIVRRACVRAGVSPVGPHRLRHTAAVRMVRAGVPLPHIGQALRHQGLTTTAVYSRVDIAALRMLARPWPIGDPR is encoded by the coding sequence ATGGGCAAGCCGGTCAGCAAGGTCACCGACGTTCGGTTCGAGGGTCCGCTCGCGCCGTTCGCGGATGGCTTTCGGGATAAGTTGCGGCAGTTGGGATATACGCAGTTGTCGGCGGTGCACCAGCTGCGGCTGTTGGCGCACTTGAGTCGCTGGCTGGACGAGCACGGCTGGTCGGGCCGGGATCTGACCGAAGGATGTGTCGTCGAGTACCTGGCCTCACGCCGCGCGACTGGTTATACGCTTCACCGCGGCCGGCGTGCGATGGTGCCGCTGCTCGACTTCCTTGTCGCGCAACATGTCACGCCGATCGCGCCGCCGCCACGTCCGCCGTCGAATGGGGTCGAGGCTCTGCTGGGCGGGTTCGAGCGTTACCTCGCGTCGGAGCGGGTGTTGTCGCGGTCCACGATCACGGCGTACATCGCTCGCGGTCGGCGGTTCCTGGTCGACTACACCATCGACGGCAAGGTGAGTGCGCTAAGGGCGGCGGATGTGACCCACGCGATCACCGCCGAGGCCGGGCGGGTGTCGGTGGGTGGGGTGCAGTACTACGTGGCCGCGGTAAGAGCGCTGCTGCGGTATTGCCATCTGCAGGGCCTCGTCGATGCGGACCTCTCGGCGGCGGCGTTGGCCGCGACCGGTCGCCGGATGTCACTGCTGCCCCGAGGAATCGGCGACCACGACGCGCCAGCGCTGCTGCACGCGTGCGATCGGCGCCGCCCGATCGGCCGCCGCGACTACGCGGTGCTGGTGGTGCTGTTGCGGCTGGGACTACGCGCCGGTGAGGTCGCCCGGTTGCGGCTCGACGACATCGATTGGCGGGCAGGTGTACTGGTCGTCCACGGCAAGGGCGGCCGAATGGATCGGATGCCGCTACCGTCCGACGTCGGCGCCGCGGTTACCGGCTATCTGCAACGCGGACGACCATCCACCGACCTGCGGGAGGTGTTCGTCACCGCCATCGCCCCGATTCATCCGCTCACCCGTGAAGCCGTCGGCGGCATCGTGCGCCGCGCGTGCGTGCGCGCTGGTGTGAGTCCGGTTGGGCCGCATCGGCTTCGGCACACGGCCGCGGTGCGGATGGTGCGGGCCGGGGTTCCGCTGCCGCACATCGGTCAGGCGCTGCGCCATCAGGGCCTGACCACCACCGCGGTCTACAGCCGCGTCGACATCGCCGCGCTGCGGATGCTGGCGCGGCCCTGGCCGATCGGAGACCCACGATGA
- a CDS encoding MFS transporter: MTRARADERWLTPGVGAVGAASFFSDSGHEITTALLPTFLTSTLHGSAAALGVIDGFSDALVGVMQLVGGPLANDPSKRTRTASGGYLGTAVATGSVGLAATVWQAGVLRALAWVSRGLRSPSRDALLASITPTAAHGRAFGLERAGDNLGAVAGPLLAAGLVAWVGVRPALLLAAIPGLFAAIAIFLAASECRRRTRPTGEVARRRLDLAAVRNAGMLRALAPVALFEFGNVATTLLILRATQLLTTPHRPITAATSLAILIYASHNVIATLASLVAGRWYDRAGPRVVFAAGAAVYVVGYGVFAAGGNSVWLLLVAFGAAGAGIGLAEPTESAVVAQLLPDRLRGTGFGLLGVVKASGDVVATVVAGVLYTVVSPVAAFGYAAAWMLVAVLASGMLRPPANQFGSEPT, from the coding sequence ATGACTCGCGCCAGGGCCGACGAGCGTTGGCTAACGCCTGGCGTCGGGGCCGTTGGGGCAGCAAGTTTCTTCTCCGATTCCGGGCACGAAATCACGACCGCGCTGTTACCGACCTTCCTGACCAGCACGCTACATGGCTCCGCAGCAGCCCTGGGCGTGATCGACGGCTTCAGCGACGCGTTGGTCGGAGTGATGCAGCTGGTGGGCGGGCCGCTGGCCAACGATCCGAGCAAGCGAACCCGCACCGCGTCCGGTGGCTACCTCGGCACCGCAGTTGCGACGGGTTCCGTCGGGCTGGCGGCCACGGTGTGGCAAGCAGGGGTGTTGCGCGCGCTGGCCTGGGTGTCGAGAGGGTTGCGCTCGCCCTCGCGCGATGCTCTCCTGGCCTCGATCACCCCGACCGCGGCCCACGGGCGAGCGTTCGGCCTGGAGCGGGCAGGCGACAACCTGGGCGCGGTCGCCGGGCCCCTGCTTGCGGCTGGTCTCGTCGCGTGGGTGGGCGTGCGCCCAGCCCTGCTGCTGGCCGCGATTCCGGGTCTATTCGCCGCCATCGCAATTTTTTTGGCCGCGTCGGAGTGCCGTCGCCGCACCCGCCCAACCGGTGAAGTCGCGCGACGACGGCTCGATTTGGCGGCAGTGCGCAACGCCGGAATGCTTCGGGCGCTGGCGCCGGTGGCGCTCTTTGAGTTCGGCAACGTCGCTACTACGTTGCTCATCCTTCGCGCCACGCAGCTGCTCACCACGCCACACCGACCAATCACCGCCGCAACGTCGCTGGCAATCCTGATCTACGCCAGCCACAACGTGATCGCAACGCTCGCCTCGTTGGTTGCCGGCCGATGGTATGACCGCGCCGGACCGCGCGTCGTCTTCGCCGCCGGAGCCGCAGTGTACGTGGTTGGGTATGGGGTCTTCGCGGCCGGCGGAAACAGTGTGTGGCTTCTTCTGGTGGCGTTCGGCGCCGCCGGTGCCGGCATCGGGCTGGCCGAACCCACCGAATCCGCTGTGGTGGCTCAGTTGCTGCCAGACCGACTGCGCGGCACTGGGTTTGGCCTCTTGGGTGTGGTAAAAGCTAGCGGTGACGTCGTCGCCACGGTGGTCGCCGGGGTTCTGTACACCGTGGTCTCCCCGGTGGCCGCATTCGGATACGCCGCCGCGTGGATGTTGGTTGCTGTTCTAGCCTCTGGCATGCTACGCCCGCCCGCCAACCAATTCGGTTCTGAACCAACCTGA
- a CDS encoding transposase: MFYYRYDTDEERAVLNRLRKLVNDRLNYLTPTIKPSGYGCGRGGQRRRLDDDPMTPLDRLPAAGILSPAHESKPLAYRDSLNPAAIARQIADLQAVLLKLAKDKTEQLYLAAVPTALPEVRPAIPIHNKTAS, translated from the coding sequence GTGTTCTACTACCGCTACGACACCGACGAGGAACGCGCCGTGCTCAACCGCCTCCGAAAGCTGGTCAACGACCGGCTCAACTACCTGACCCCCACCATCAAACCCAGCGGTTACGGCTGCGGCCGTGGCGGTCAGCGCCGCCGCCTCGACGACGACCCCATGACGCCACTGGACCGGCTGCCGGCCGCCGGCATCCTCTCACCGGCCCACGAATCAAAGCCGCTTGCCTACCGCGACAGCCTCAACCCTGCCGCAATCGCACGCCAAATCGCCGACCTCCAGGCCGTCTTGCTCAAACTCGCCAAAGACAAGACCGAACAGCTCTACCTCGCCGCTGTCCCCACCGCCCTGCCCGAGGTCAGGCCCGCCATCCCCATCCACAACAAGACCGCCAGCTGA
- a CDS encoding respiratory chain complex I subunit 1 family protein, translating into MTGLPLPFVQVLQVLTVVAGAPAVSGFIAWFEARLQGRRGPRILQPYFDLAKLFSKETLAPVGAGPFFRLAPVVSLACYLTVPMLIPVLTSYPLPLGYMGDILGGGLILAFASFVVAAAAAETGDSYAQLASSRAKTFAAITEPVMLLVVFGVALITTTDLPYVLGATVRSGPDQIVRPAHLLASAALFMVILYETGRIPVETHTGTTEFGMIEAGRSFEHSGPDLALLQWGSAAKQLVLYVIFLNVFVAPWGMASTTHPLDVALAIPALLGKAALLGCAIAVLDNSFAKLRLFKITEFVSAALLLSVLAVFTLYLGGG; encoded by the coding sequence ATGACGGGTCTGCCGTTGCCGTTCGTTCAGGTGCTGCAGGTGCTGACCGTGGTGGCCGGCGCACCAGCAGTGAGCGGGTTCATCGCCTGGTTCGAGGCCAGGCTGCAGGGGCGCCGCGGGCCGCGCATCCTGCAGCCGTATTTCGACCTGGCGAAGCTTTTTTCCAAAGAAACACTAGCTCCGGTTGGGGCTGGGCCGTTCTTTCGGCTGGCACCGGTGGTGTCCCTTGCCTGCTATCTGACTGTGCCGATGCTGATTCCGGTCCTGACCAGCTACCCGCTACCGCTGGGCTACATGGGCGATATCCTGGGCGGCGGCCTCATTCTCGCGTTCGCAAGCTTTGTCGTCGCGGCCGCAGCGGCCGAAACAGGCGACAGCTACGCGCAATTGGCTTCCAGCCGCGCCAAGACCTTTGCCGCGATCACCGAGCCGGTAATGCTGCTGGTGGTCTTCGGCGTCGCATTGATCACCACGACCGATCTGCCCTATGTGCTCGGAGCGACGGTGCGCAGCGGTCCCGACCAGATCGTGCGCCCCGCGCATCTGCTGGCGTCGGCGGCGCTCTTCATGGTGATCCTCTACGAGACGGGGCGCATTCCCGTCGAAACCCACACCGGTACTACCGAATTCGGGATGATCGAAGCAGGCCGGTCGTTCGAGCATTCCGGCCCTGATCTTGCGCTGCTGCAGTGGGGATCGGCAGCCAAACAGCTTGTCCTGTATGTGATCTTCCTCAACGTATTTGTCGCCCCCTGGGGAATGGCGTCGACCACGCATCCGCTCGACGTCGCGTTGGCGATCCCGGCGCTGTTAGGCAAGGCAGCGCTGCTGGGATGCGCGATCGCGGTGCTGGACAACAGTTTCGCCAAGCTGCGGCTGTTCAAGATCACCGAGTTCGTTTCGGCCGCGCTGCTGCTGTCGGTCCTCGCGGTGTTCACCCTGTATTTAGGAGGTGGCTGA
- a CDS encoding proton-conducting transporter membrane subunit has protein sequence MSVLLVLLVVVPALTTLACVLVPRRVAAALTVASGIAAFAFAVGVVAPVTDHTLTALRYLRADALSVVFVLATAFLYMTTAIYTVGYQAAEAATVAAGTEDRRIFARYSRLFYIGLNAFAWSMLAAPLVNGLALLWIAVEITTVVSALLVALDDTEGATEAAWKYVLIASSGLGIALLATIFMYYAGSTVLGESYDLAFDPLLRGAANMPHTPVALAFVLAVVGFGTKVGLFPVHTWLPDAHAEAPTPVSALLSGSLLAVSFYAILRFYQISIIPLGARFPQLVLLVFGVASLLLAALYLLEQRDIKRLLAYSSVEHMGILTIGVSFGVPLALAGVLLHVLAHAAAKGNAFMGAGVLVRKYGTKELHRIRDAMSRLPWSAPMFLLAVFALAAMPPFGLFRSEFQIVAGGLTDHRNAAAVALVCLVTVAFAGLTGATTWILFAPSRAVGPGAATAAAMERGEPSAWMVVPVVMGVAALLLLGLAPPGDLVLLLTHAANDLAGAGR, from the coding sequence GTGTCTGTGCTGCTCGTGCTTCTGGTGGTGGTGCCCGCGCTGACCACGCTGGCCTGCGTTCTGGTGCCCCGGCGGGTGGCCGCTGCGTTGACCGTGGCCAGCGGGATTGCCGCGTTTGCATTCGCGGTGGGAGTGGTCGCGCCCGTAACCGATCACACGTTGACCGCCCTGCGTTATCTGCGCGCCGATGCGCTGTCGGTTGTTTTCGTGTTGGCCACCGCCTTCCTGTACATGACGACTGCCATCTACACCGTTGGCTATCAGGCCGCCGAAGCCGCCACGGTCGCGGCGGGCACCGAAGACCGCCGCATTTTCGCCCGTTACAGCAGGCTCTTCTACATCGGCCTCAATGCGTTCGCATGGTCGATGCTCGCCGCGCCGCTGGTCAATGGGCTGGCGCTGCTGTGGATCGCCGTGGAGATCACCACCGTCGTCTCAGCGCTGCTGGTGGCCCTCGACGATACCGAGGGCGCCACCGAGGCGGCATGGAAATATGTGCTGATCGCTTCGTCAGGTCTCGGGATCGCTTTGCTGGCAACGATTTTCATGTATTACGCCGGCTCAACGGTGCTCGGCGAATCTTATGACTTGGCGTTCGATCCGCTGCTGCGTGGTGCGGCGAACATGCCGCACACCCCGGTGGCGCTCGCGTTTGTGCTGGCTGTCGTCGGGTTCGGCACCAAGGTTGGACTGTTTCCAGTGCACACCTGGCTACCCGATGCGCACGCCGAAGCCCCCACCCCGGTCTCGGCGCTGCTATCGGGATCGCTTCTGGCGGTGTCGTTCTATGCGATCCTGCGGTTCTATCAGATCTCCATCATCCCGCTGGGCGCTCGCTTCCCGCAGCTGGTGCTGCTGGTATTCGGCGTGGCCTCCCTGCTGTTGGCGGCGCTGTATCTGCTGGAGCAGCGTGACATCAAACGGCTGCTTGCCTATTCGAGTGTCGAGCACATGGGCATCCTGACGATCGGGGTGAGCTTCGGGGTTCCGCTCGCCCTGGCCGGTGTGCTGCTGCATGTCCTGGCCCATGCGGCGGCCAAGGGCAACGCGTTCATGGGCGCCGGCGTGCTGGTACGCAAATACGGCACCAAGGAACTTCACCGCATTCGCGATGCGATGTCGCGGCTGCCGTGGTCGGCGCCGATGTTCCTGTTGGCGGTATTTGCGCTCGCCGCAATGCCGCCGTTCGGGTTGTTCCGCAGCGAATTTCAGATCGTCGCCGGCGGGTTGACCGATCACCGTAATGCGGCCGCGGTAGCCCTGGTATGCCTCGTGACGGTCGCGTTCGCCGGGCTCACCGGCGCCACCACGTGGATCCTGTTTGCGCCCTCGCGCGCCGTGGGCCCCGGCGCCGCAACGGCCGCTGCCATGGAGCGCGGCGAGCCCAGTGCATGGATGGTGGTCCCTGTAGTGATGGGCGTTGCGGCGCTGCTGTTGCTCGGGCTGGCGCCGCCGGGTGACCTGGTCCTATTGCTCACCCACGCAGCCAATGACCTGGCGGGAGCCGGCCGATGA
- a CDS encoding hydrogenase: MSVLAVSQTVPTVFDGIANTVAVVVLLLEFGMLRATLLRSQVRLYAGQSLAVSVLAAVVAYGRDVPELYALAVLSLLLKVVVVPLVVLALLRDAHAEIAGSGALGVANEVLVAIGVTGFGFFSVGVLGIHSPVLPTTALSLSVAVVLVAFVLMIMRRDVVSQAIGFFSLENGVSLASLVVAAGMPLILEVAFLFDLLVAVVVFGVLMRTHHRRTRSLSTETLDRLRG, from the coding sequence ATGAGCGTGCTGGCGGTCAGCCAGACCGTGCCCACCGTGTTCGACGGCATCGCCAACACGGTCGCTGTCGTCGTGCTACTTCTGGAATTCGGGATGCTGCGTGCGACCCTGCTGCGCTCCCAGGTGCGCCTGTACGCGGGTCAATCTCTGGCGGTGAGCGTGCTGGCCGCGGTCGTCGCCTACGGCCGCGATGTCCCGGAACTGTATGCGCTGGCAGTCCTTTCGCTGTTGCTCAAGGTGGTGGTCGTGCCACTGGTCGTGCTGGCGCTCTTGCGCGACGCGCACGCCGAAATCGCCGGCAGCGGCGCACTGGGAGTGGCCAACGAGGTGCTCGTGGCGATCGGCGTCACCGGATTTGGCTTCTTCTCCGTCGGCGTCCTCGGGATTCACTCACCGGTGCTGCCCACCACCGCGCTGAGCCTCTCTGTGGCCGTGGTCCTGGTCGCGTTCGTGCTGATGATCATGCGCCGAGACGTCGTCAGCCAGGCCATCGGGTTCTTCTCCCTGGAGAACGGCGTCTCGCTGGCCAGCCTCGTGGTCGCCGCGGGCATGCCACTGATTCTCGAAGTCGCGTTCCTGTTCGACCTGCTCGTCGCGGTCGTGGTCTTCGGCGTGCTGATGCGGACCCATCACCGCCGCACCCGCTCGCTGTCGACCGAAACCCTGGACCGGCTGAGGGGATAG
- a CDS encoding NUDIX domain-containing protein: MTSIPSATPGRGSSMTSVEDSPVELRCAVAVVRGDAVLLVQRPDRGDWVLPGGRPHAHEGLASCARRETREETGLDVFPNRCALVLEVNDPVAHHRVVEVVFIAEEFDTGSRLAGEPGRQPAWVRWDELKALTLHPPIAGFLPDLRRGGYARYLGNMWRPDWGDR, encoded by the coding sequence GTGACCTCTATCCCTTCTGCCACGCCCGGGCGCGGCAGCTCAATGACATCGGTCGAAGATTCGCCGGTTGAATTGCGTTGTGCGGTAGCGGTCGTCCGTGGTGATGCTGTCCTGTTGGTGCAGCGTCCCGATCGCGGTGATTGGGTCCTACCCGGCGGACGTCCGCACGCGCACGAAGGGCTGGCGTCGTGCGCTCGGCGGGAAACTCGTGAAGAGACCGGGCTCGACGTCTTCCCGAACAGATGTGCCCTCGTTCTTGAGGTCAATGACCCTGTTGCGCATCATCGCGTCGTCGAAGTCGTCTTCATCGCCGAAGAATTCGACACCGGTTCGCGGTTGGCGGGGGAACCGGGCCGTCAGCCGGCATGGGTCCGATGGGACGAACTGAAGGCACTCACCCTGCATCCGCCGATCGCTGGCTTCCTTCCCGACCTGCGCCGGGGTGGATACGCCCGCTACCTCGGCAACATGTGGCGCCCCGATTGGGGCGATCGATGA
- a CDS encoding tyrosine-type recombinase/integrase, with product MTALAPILQAYFTDRLIGQLQASPNTIAGYRDTFRLLLGYTATRTAKPPSQLDLADLDAPSVAGFLDHLEHDRGNSVRTRNTRLAAIHSLFGYAALRHPEHAASIQRVLAVPPKRFQRNLITYLTNEEADALLAACDPDTWAGRRDHAMLALTLQTGLRISELTALSVADLQLGRGAHVHCIGKGRKQRNTPLLPDTVEVLRGWLAERRGAPDDPLFPTSTGRSLSRDAVERRITLYTNRARGSCPSLRSKRVTAHTLRHSAAMALLLAGVDITVIALWLGHEQTATAELYLHADMTLKERAIAATAPTHTKPGRYQPPDPILAFLEGL from the coding sequence ATGACCGCGCTCGCCCCGATCCTGCAGGCCTACTTCACCGACCGGCTCATCGGGCAACTCCAGGCCAGCCCGAACACCATCGCCGGCTACCGCGACACGTTCCGGCTGCTGCTCGGCTATACCGCAACCCGCACCGCCAAACCGCCCAGCCAGCTCGACCTCGCCGATCTGGACGCGCCCTCGGTCGCCGGGTTCCTCGACCACCTCGAACACGATCGTGGCAACAGCGTGCGCACCCGCAACACCCGGTTGGCGGCCATCCACTCACTGTTCGGCTACGCCGCACTGCGCCATCCCGAACACGCCGCCTCGATCCAACGCGTGCTGGCGGTCCCGCCGAAACGCTTCCAACGCAACCTGATCACCTACCTCACCAACGAGGAGGCTGACGCGCTGCTGGCCGCCTGCGACCCCGACACCTGGGCCGGACGACGCGACCACGCGATGCTGGCGCTCACCTTGCAGACCGGGCTGCGGATCTCCGAACTGACCGCGTTGTCAGTCGCCGACCTGCAGCTCGGCCGCGGCGCGCACGTACACTGCATCGGCAAGGGCCGCAAACAGCGAAACACACCACTACTGCCCGACACCGTGGAAGTGCTGCGGGGCTGGCTCGCCGAACGTCGCGGCGCCCCCGACGACCCATTGTTCCCCACCAGCACCGGCAGATCGCTCAGCCGCGATGCGGTCGAGCGCCGAATCACGCTCTACACCAACCGCGCCCGCGGATCGTGTCCGTCGCTGCGCAGCAAGCGGGTCACCGCCCACACCCTGCGGCACTCCGCGGCCATGGCCCTGCTGCTCGCTGGTGTCGACATCACCGTCATCGCCTTGTGGCTTGGTCACGAACAGACTGCCACCGCCGAACTCTACCTGCACGCCGACATGACCCTGAAGGAACGCGCAATCGCCGCCACCGCACCCACGCACACCAAGCCCGGGCGATACCAGCCGCCCGATCCGATCCTCGCGTTCCTCGAAGGCCTCTGA
- a CDS encoding tyrosine-type recombinase/integrase produces the protein MTAELRAHLDDYLRLRRGLGFALAGDGQVLAQFLDFLRQRASTSITTEAAIAFARLPRNVDPVNWSHRLGAIRGFARYLATIDPATEIPPTKVFPGQGKRPTPYIYTDAEIQRILHAANDLRPEMRAATLHTLLGLLAVTGLRIGETLPLRRTDVDLRAGVLTVAGRKAGHPRLIPLHPSAVEQLRRYARRRDRRIPPPRRSETFFVATTGAALRYSSVHEAFIEITTTIGLRTATVRPRAHDLRHAFTVSCLLDWYRSGVDVAAMMPVLSTYLGHVNPASTYWYLTATPELMGLAAQRLQASRPGGRR, from the coding sequence ATGACCGCCGAGCTGCGCGCCCATCTCGACGACTACTTGCGGCTGCGGCGAGGGCTGGGATTCGCGCTGGCCGGCGACGGCCAGGTGTTGGCCCAATTCCTCGACTTCCTGCGCCAGCGGGCGTCGACATCGATCACGACCGAGGCTGCGATCGCGTTCGCGCGACTGCCGCGCAATGTCGACCCGGTCAACTGGTCGCACCGACTCGGCGCGATCCGCGGATTCGCCCGCTACCTGGCCACGATCGACCCGGCAACCGAAATCCCACCCACCAAGGTATTCCCCGGACAGGGCAAGCGGCCCACACCCTACATCTACACCGATGCAGAAATACAACGGATCCTGCACGCCGCCAACGACCTTCGCCCCGAGATGCGTGCCGCGACCCTACACACCCTACTGGGGCTGCTTGCAGTGACCGGCCTGCGGATCGGGGAAACACTGCCGCTGCGCCGTACCGACGTGGACCTGCGGGCGGGCGTGCTCACCGTCGCTGGCCGCAAGGCCGGCCACCCCCGCCTCATACCGCTGCACCCCAGCGCCGTCGAACAGCTGCGCCGCTACGCCCGCCGCCGCGACCGCCGGATACCGCCGCCGCGACGATCGGAGACGTTCTTTGTGGCCACCACCGGCGCCGCGCTGCGATATTCGTCGGTGCATGAGGCGTTCATCGAGATCACCACGACGATCGGACTACGCACCGCCACGGTCCGGCCCCGCGCACATGATCTTCGGCATGCCTTCACCGTGAGTTGCCTGCTGGACTGGTACCGATCCGGCGTCGACGTCGCGGCAATGATGCCGGTGCTGTCCACCTACCTCGGACACGTCAACCCGGCCAGCACCTACTGGTATTTGACGGCCACGCCCGAGTTGATGGGCCTTGCCGCGCAACGGCTGCAGGCGAGCAGACCCGGAGGCCGGCGATGA
- a CDS encoding histidine phosphatase family protein, protein MPTSGVDRVYLTRHGRTALNADGRLRGLSDPPLDDVGKVEAKQLGEALAAFRPRVVISSPLQRAVSTAQAIGEAAHIGVEIDHRLNDRDYGPWTGQPRTQVEERFGSVDAAPGVEPADAVAARALAAFTELTREYHEGPLVLVSHDAFNTALLRMLNPALEGIEQRTACYNQITRDAAGWRVDYYDHKPR, encoded by the coding sequence ATGCCCACCAGCGGTGTCGACCGGGTCTACTTGACCCGGCATGGACGCACAGCCCTCAATGCCGATGGGCGATTGCGCGGCCTATCCGATCCGCCGCTCGACGACGTCGGTAAGGTGGAGGCCAAACAGCTCGGCGAAGCACTCGCCGCATTCAGGCCGAGGGTAGTTATCAGCAGCCCACTACAGCGGGCGGTGTCCACCGCGCAAGCGATCGGCGAAGCGGCCCACATCGGGGTGGAGATCGATCACCGGCTCAATGATCGTGACTATGGGCCGTGGACCGGCCAGCCGCGTACCCAAGTCGAAGAACGATTCGGCAGTGTCGACGCCGCGCCTGGCGTCGAGCCCGCCGACGCAGTAGCCGCCCGCGCGCTGGCCGCGTTCACCGAGTTGACGCGCGAATACCACGAGGGCCCGCTGGTCTTGGTGTCTCATGACGCGTTCAACACCGCGCTCCTTCGAATGCTGAATCCCGCCCTGGAGGGGATCGAGCAGCGCACGGCCTGCTACAACCAAATCACCCGCGACGCAGCCGGTTGGCGCGTCGACTATTACGACCACAAGCCCCGATGA
- a CDS encoding TetR/AcrR family transcriptional regulator: MSKASALAKGRQLPNRAVADDSGTRRAEILQTAASLIASSGLRTSLQEIADAAGILPGSLYHHFESKEAILIELIRRYQSDLNRVGLTAQQQLDEPDSRPVVEKITELGSAIANCAVAHRAALQMSFYEGPSADPELMKLTQQRPAALHEAMLQTLRAARWSGYIKPEMDLPTLADRICQTMLQVGLDVIRHHASADQVARLMCRIILHGLATRVPGDPELDGSSALAAANDAIATWTDDKDADPGDKAARVRAAARTEFGRRGYEVTTIRDIASAAGMGTGTVYRVIGSKDELLASIMRSFGQKVEAGWVSVLRSDATPIEKLDALSWININALDQFSDEFRIQLAWMRQSPPNTPNPGWLYATRLRQLKSLLSEGFRSDEIRIETPSLAMLARSVIALQWIPENILRAVGPRAALIHARDTVLRGAAVRGEP, encoded by the coding sequence ATGTCGAAAGCCAGCGCGTTGGCAAAAGGCCGGCAACTCCCCAACCGCGCCGTTGCCGACGACTCCGGGACACGCCGGGCCGAGATCCTGCAGACCGCGGCGTCGTTGATCGCGTCGTCGGGATTGCGCACATCGCTGCAGGAAATCGCCGATGCGGCAGGCATTCTGCCGGGCAGCCTCTACCACCATTTCGAGTCCAAAGAAGCGATCCTGATCGAACTGATCCGCCGCTATCAATCCGATCTGAATCGCGTCGGCCTAACCGCACAGCAGCAGTTGGATGAGCCGGACTCCCGGCCGGTGGTCGAGAAGATCACCGAGTTGGGATCGGCGATCGCCAACTGTGCCGTTGCCCATCGGGCAGCCCTGCAGATGTCGTTCTACGAGGGACCGAGTGCGGATCCCGAACTGATGAAGCTCACCCAGCAGCGGCCCGCGGCGCTGCACGAGGCGATGTTGCAGACGCTGCGCGCCGCCAGGTGGAGCGGCTACATCAAACCGGAAATGGATCTTCCGACGTTGGCCGACCGCATCTGCCAGACCATGCTGCAGGTGGGACTCGACGTCATCCGTCACCACGCCTCAGCCGACCAGGTCGCCCGGCTGATGTGCCGAATCATTTTGCACGGCTTGGCAACCCGGGTTCCAGGAGATCCGGAGCTGGACGGATCGAGCGCGTTGGCGGCGGCCAACGACGCCATCGCGACCTGGACCGACGACAAGGACGCCGACCCCGGCGACAAGGCGGCCCGTGTCCGTGCGGCAGCCCGAACCGAGTTCGGGCGCAGGGGATATGAAGTCACGACCATCAGGGACATCGCTTCTGCGGCCGGTATGGGCACTGGCACGGTCTATCGGGTGATCGGATCCAAGGACGAACTCCTGGCGTCGATCATGCGCTCCTTCGGCCAGAAGGTCGAGGCCGGCTGGGTCAGCGTGCTGCGCTCGGATGCCACGCCGATCGAAAAGCTGGACGCGCTGAGCTGGATCAATATCAATGCGCTGGATCAGTTTTCCGATGAATTCCGGATACAGCTCGCCTGGATGCGGCAATCGCCGCCCAATACCCCCAACCCGGGGTGGCTGTATGCCACCCGGCTGCGTCAGCTGAAATCGCTACTCTCCGAAGGGTTCCGCTCAGACGAGATACGGATCGAGACCCCGTCCCTGGCGATGCTGGCGAGATCGGTCATCGCCCTGCAGTGGATACCGGAGAACATCCTTCGCGCCGTCGGCCCGCGTGCCGCGCTGATTCATGCTCGTGACACGGTGTTACGCGGCGCCGCGGTACGCGGCGAGCCGTGA